In a single window of the Mauremys reevesii isolate NIE-2019 linkage group 3, ASM1616193v1, whole genome shotgun sequence genome:
- the PAQR8 gene encoding membrane progestin receptor beta — MMTAILERISTLSVSGQQLRRLPRLLEEGFPKMPCTVEESDVPQLFREPYIQTGYRPIGQEWRYYFFSLFQKHNEVVNVWTHLLAALAVLLRFKAFAEAEELSLDVSSWPLFIFVLSSLTYLTCSLLAHLLQSKSELSHYTFYFVDYVGVSVYQYGSALAHFYYSSDQAWYDRFWLFFLPAAAFCGWLSCAGCCYAKYRYRRPYPLMRKMCQVIPAGLAFVLDISPVAHRVVMCHLGGCEEQAAWYHTFQILFFLISAYFFSCPVPEKYFPGSCDIIGHAHQIFHMFLALCTLSQLEAIFLDYKIRQEIFRSRHGPLSIYLSCASFFGLVACSAVTAHFLQCRIKAGLAKRDS; from the coding sequence ATGATGACGGCCATCCTGGAGCGTATCAGCACCTTGTCTGTCAGCGGGCAGCAGCTCCGCCGCCTCCCCAGACTCCTGGAGGAAGGCTTCCCCAAGATGCCCTGCACCGTCGAAGAATCCGACGTGCCCCAGCTCTTCCGGGAGCCGTACATCCAGACCGGGTACCGCCCCATCGGCCAGGAGTGGCGCTATTACTTCTTCAGCCTGTTCCAGAAGCACAATGAGGTGGTCAACGTCTGGACTCACCTGCTGGCAGCCTTGGCTGTGTTGCTGAGGTTCAAGGCCTTTGCAGAAGCGGAGGAGCTGTCCTTGGACGTCTCATCCTGGCCTTTGTTCATCTTTGTGCTGTCCTCCCTCACCTACCTAACCTGCAGCCTCTTGGCCCACCTACTGCAATCCAAGTCGGAGCTGTCTCACTACACCTTCTACTTCGTGGACTACGTCGGGGTCAGCGTCTACCAATACGGCAGCGCCCTGGCCCATTTCTACTACAGCTCGGACCAAGCCTGGTACGACAGGTTCTGGCTCTTCTTCCTCCCTGCGGCTGCCTTCTGTGGCTGGCTCTcttgtgctggctgctgctacgCCAAGTACCGGTACCGGCGCCCCTATCCCCTCATGAGGAAGATGTGTCAGGTGATCCCAGCAGGGCTGGCGTTCGTCTTGGACATCAGCCCAGTTGCACACCGGGTGGTCATGTGCCACTTGGGGGGCTGCGAGGAGCAGGCTGCCTGGTACCACACCTTCCAGATACTCTTCTTTCTAATCAGTGCTTATTTCTTTTCCTGCCCAGTCCCCGAGAAGTATTTCCCGGGCTCCTGTGATATAATCGGCCACGCCCATCAGATCTTCCACATGTTCTTGGCCCTTTGCACGCTCTCGCAGCTGGAGGCCATCTTCCTGGATTACAAGATCAGGCAGGAGATTTTCCGGAGTAGACATGGACCCCTCTCCATCTACCTGTCCTGTGCCTCTTTCTTTGGCCTGGTGGCCTGTAGTGCCGTCACGGCTCACTTCCTGCAGTGCAGGATCAAAGCGGGGCTGGCTAAAAGAGACTCCTGA